From a region of the Chondrinema litorale genome:
- the istB gene encoding IS21-like element helper ATPase IstB, whose translation MNTSVIKNRLSELKFFGMQHAFQAYLQTGQDQLSGVELLDHLLQQEWEFRQNRNISTRIKQARFRYQSTVEQIDCTAHRNLSKDLLLRLADCSFIEKKENILITGPTGVGKSFIASALGHQACMMGYKVLYFNAIKLFSQLKMARADDTYLKELKRMEKHQLLILDDFGLQVLDHNTCLALLEIIEDRHGKTSTIITSQMPVEKWYDLLGEKTIADAILDRLVHASHRIKLEGESMRKVKNSTN comes from the coding sequence ATGAATACCTCTGTAATAAAAAATCGATTAAGTGAATTAAAATTCTTTGGTATGCAACATGCCTTTCAAGCTTATTTGCAAACAGGTCAAGATCAATTATCTGGAGTTGAACTCTTGGATCATCTACTTCAGCAAGAATGGGAGTTCCGGCAAAACCGGAATATATCTACGCGGATTAAACAAGCACGCTTCCGCTATCAGTCTACTGTGGAGCAAATCGACTGTACAGCACATAGGAACTTGTCTAAGGACTTATTACTAAGACTAGCTGACTGTTCTTTTATTGAAAAAAAGGAAAACATCTTGATTACTGGCCCTACTGGTGTTGGAAAAAGTTTTATTGCTTCCGCTTTAGGTCATCAGGCTTGTATGATGGGATATAAGGTATTGTATTTTAATGCTATTAAACTCTTCTCACAACTAAAAATGGCAAGAGCTGATGATACTTACTTAAAGGAATTAAAACGTATGGAAAAACACCAACTCTTAATATTGGATGACTTTGGATTACAAGTGCTAGATCATAATACCTGTTTAGCTTTACTAGAAATTATTGAAGATAGACATGGTAAAACTTCTACAATTATAACTTCCCAAATGCCGGTAGAAAAATGGTATGATCTGTTAGGAGAAAAAACTATCGCAGATGCTATATTAGATAGATTAGTTCATGCTTCTCATCGAATAAAATTAGAGGGAGAATCCATGAGAAAAGTAAAAAACTCTACCAACTAA
- a CDS encoding Crp/Fnr family transcriptional regulator, with protein sequence MAIDIEIKKSLLKLYPFSEQNLDIFADKITFKHHKKKEFLVRKNQICRELNFVISGSFRLYTETEKGELTLHFFTENSWSSDLESLLNRKPSKNFIEAIEPSKIAVISLKDIHQLMNLHSDFHMLNGLLADFSISSSQIISINTKSPDKRYKDLLKNHPDWINRFPQKYIASYLGITPETLSRVRARVV encoded by the coding sequence ATGGCAATCGATATAGAAATAAAAAAATCCCTTTTAAAGCTTTATCCTTTTTCGGAACAAAACCTAGATATTTTTGCGGATAAAATAACTTTTAAGCACCATAAAAAGAAGGAATTTCTAGTAAGAAAAAATCAGATTTGCAGGGAGTTAAATTTTGTTATAAGCGGGAGTTTTAGATTATATACAGAAACCGAAAAGGGCGAATTAACCTTGCATTTTTTCACCGAAAACAGTTGGAGTTCAGATCTTGAAAGTTTATTAAATCGTAAGCCTTCCAAAAATTTTATTGAAGCAATAGAGCCATCAAAAATTGCAGTTATTTCCTTAAAAGACATTCATCAACTCATGAATCTGCATTCAGATTTTCATATGTTAAATGGCTTATTAGCAGATTTTTCCATATCGTCTTCTCAAATAATTTCCATAAACACTAAAAGTCCAGATAAGCGTTACAAAGACCTTTTGAAAAATCATCCTGACTGGATAAATCGTTTTCCTCAAAAGTATATCGCATCCTATTTAGGGATAACACCTGAAACATTGAGCAGAGTACGAGCAAGAGTGGTATAA